The Clostridioides difficile genome has a segment encoding these proteins:
- a CDS encoding ParB N-terminal domain-containing protein, with the protein MNKREVVYLNLEDIKPYENNPRRNDEAIEKVIKSIDEFGFTNPILVDEDNIIIAGHTRYEASKQLELKQVPCIALKNLTEEQIKAYRLIDNKTNEFSSWDYNKLVDELYDIINIDMKEFNFYVNDFEDLNISDKDFTLDEELEEKEKKGKMVKCPHCNGEFEV; encoded by the coding sequence TTGAACAAAAGAGAAGTGGTTTATCTTAATTTAGAAGATATAAAACCTTATGAAAATAACCCTAGACGCAATGATGAAGCAATAGAAAAGGTTATTAAATCAATTGATGAATTTGGATTTACGAACCCAATTTTAGTTGATGAAGATAACATAATAATAGCAGGTCATACGAGGTATGAAGCGTCTAAACAATTAGAACTTAAACAAGTACCTTGCATAGCTCTAAAGAATCTAACAGAAGAGCAAATAAAAGCTTACAGGTTAATAGATAACAAGACTAATGAATTTTCCAGTTGGGATTATAATAAATTAGTTGATGAATTATATGACATAATTAATATTGATATGAAAGAGTTTAATTTTTATGTTAATGACTTTGAAGATTTGAATATTAGTGACAAGGATTTTACATTAGATGAAGAATTAGAAGAAAAAGAGAAAAAAGGGAAAATGGTGAAATGTCCACACTGCAATGGGGAGTTTGAAGTATAA
- a CDS encoding queuosine precursor transporter, whose amino-acid sequence MVKKTERNLTLLNCVFVTSLVISNIVAGKVISIFGLIVPAAVVAYPLTFLCTDVIGEIWGKEEANRTVRRGILMQLFSLLLITVAIALPSASFATEYSSNLKVVLGQNVRFVLASLTAYILAQSNDVFIFHKLKDKFNGKHKWLRNNASTMLSQLIDTSIFITIGFWGTVPSLITMIMSQYVVKFFLALADTPFFYLLTREDREEIKVDKQAS is encoded by the coding sequence ATGGTGAAAAAGACAGAAAGAAATTTAACATTATTAAATTGTGTATTTGTAACAAGTCTAGTGATTTCTAATATTGTTGCAGGAAAGGTAATTAGCATATTTGGATTAATTGTTCCTGCCGCGGTCGTAGCATATCCGTTAACATTTTTATGTACAGATGTGATTGGGGAAATATGGGGCAAAGAAGAAGCTAACAGAACAGTCAGAAGAGGTATTTTAATGCAGTTATTCAGTCTTTTATTAATTACAGTAGCTATAGCCCTTCCAAGTGCAAGTTTTGCAACAGAGTATTCAAGCAATCTGAAAGTAGTGTTAGGGCAGAATGTAAGATTTGTATTAGCTAGTTTGACAGCTTATATATTAGCTCAATCAAATGATGTATTTATATTTCATAAGTTAAAAGACAAATTTAATGGAAAACATAAATGGTTAAGAAATAATGCTAGTACTATGTTAAGTCAACTAATAGACACAAGCATTTTCATAACTATTGGATTTTGGGGTACTGTACCAAGTCTAATAACTATGATAATGAGTCAATACGTGGTTAAGTTCTTCTTAGCTTTAGCAGATACGCCATTTTTCTATTTATTGACAAGAGAGGATAGAGAAGAAATAAAAGTAGACAAACAAGCTTCATAA
- the terS gene encoding phage terminase small subunit: MAKARSPNRDKALDLYIEHNGNITNREISELLEENEKTISNWKCRDKWNVVLRKGECSTTKKKGGQIGNKNAVGSGAPKGNKNRLKDGIYEKIFFNTLTTEEIELIKSENKDEIHRLELEISLLTVREHRHMKRIKQYEEKVDKITLESIDKRTLKIEGNLLKDNEQTQTETVTRAVSIFERVQKLETELTKIQKEKAKNIERLQKLKMDKKRFELENNNLVQNESENIFKELSLEELKRLASLDD; this comes from the coding sequence GTGGCAAAAGCTAGAAGCCCCAACAGGGATAAAGCACTTGATTTGTATATAGAACACAATGGAAATATAACAAATAGAGAAATATCAGAACTGTTAGAAGAAAATGAGAAAACTATTAGTAACTGGAAGTGTAGAGACAAGTGGAATGTAGTACTACGAAAAGGTGAATGTAGTACTACAAAGAAAAAGGGTGGTCAAATTGGCAATAAAAATGCTGTTGGCAGTGGAGCTCCAAAGGGCAATAAAAACAGGTTAAAAGATGGAATATATGAGAAAATATTCTTTAACACTCTAACAACAGAAGAAATAGAGTTAATAAAAAGTGAAAATAAAGATGAAATACACAGACTCGAACTAGAAATAAGCTTACTTACAGTTAGAGAACACAGACATATGAAAAGAATAAAACAGTATGAAGAAAAAGTTGATAAAATTACGCTAGAAAGCATAGACAAAAGAACTTTAAAGATAGAAGGTAATTTACTTAAAGATAATGAACAGACACAGACAGAAACTGTTACAAGAGCGGTTTCTATCTTTGAAAGAGTACAAAAGCTAGAAACTGAGTTAACTAAGATACAAAAAGAAAAAGCTAAGAATATTGAAAGATTACAAAAATTAAAAATGGATAAAAAGAGGTTTGAATTAGAAAATAATAATCTTGTTCAGAATGAAAGTGAAAATATATTCAAAGAATTATCTTTAGAAGAACTAAAAAGGCTGGCGAGTTTAGATGATTGA
- the terL gene encoding phage terminase large subunit, translated as MDNKLIALEAKKELARRDFFFYCNLRAPNFYKKDRQYLVNLCHDFQKFYESNDEVLILNLPPRHGKSRTAGLFVEWVLGRNQEEKIMTGSYNETLSTMFSKNVRNAIQEVKADIYKPVFNDVFPNVHIKYGDSAMNLWSLENGYNNYLATSPTGTATGFGATILLIDDVIKNAEEAYNENVLEKHWDWFTNTMLSRLEEKGKIIIIMTRWSSKDLAGRALEHYKEEGKKVKHINMKALQEDGNMLCEEVLSLNSYKSKVRAMGEDIASANYQQEPIDLKGCLYTRFKTYGKLPTDEGNLLFTSIKAYVDTADEGADYLCCIIYGVYNKEVYILDVLYTKESMDITEYKTAKMFYDNKTNKADIESNNGGRAFARSVQRILKEKFNSNKTTIKWFHQSKNKNARILSNSSWVMEHIYLPSNWRDKWPEFYKAMASYQREGKNKHDDAPDAMTGVAEKALKGQGLSVFK; from the coding sequence ATTGATAATAAGTTAATAGCACTAGAAGCTAAGAAGGAGCTTGCAAGACGTGACTTCTTTTTTTATTGTAATTTAAGAGCTCCAAACTTTTATAAAAAAGATAGACAATATTTAGTTAACTTATGTCATGATTTCCAAAAGTTTTATGAAAGTAATGACGAAGTATTAATATTAAATTTACCACCTCGACATGGGAAAAGTAGAACAGCAGGATTATTTGTTGAATGGGTATTAGGTAGAAATCAAGAAGAAAAAATAATGACAGGCTCATACAATGAAACATTATCTACCATGTTTTCTAAAAATGTTAGAAATGCAATACAAGAAGTAAAAGCAGATATTTACAAACCTGTTTTTAATGATGTTTTCCCAAATGTTCACATAAAATATGGTGACAGTGCTATGAATTTATGGAGCTTAGAAAATGGATACAATAATTATCTAGCAACCTCTCCGACTGGCACGGCTACTGGTTTTGGTGCAACAATACTTTTGATAGATGATGTTATTAAAAATGCAGAAGAAGCCTACAACGAGAATGTTCTTGAAAAACATTGGGATTGGTTTACTAATACTATGTTATCAAGACTAGAGGAAAAAGGAAAGATAATAATTATAATGACTAGATGGTCTAGTAAGGACTTAGCTGGCAGAGCATTAGAACATTATAAAGAAGAAGGAAAGAAAGTAAAACATATTAATATGAAAGCATTACAGGAAGATGGCAACATGCTTTGTGAAGAAGTATTATCTCTAAATAGTTATAAGTCAAAAGTAAGAGCGATGGGCGAAGACATTGCAAGTGCTAACTATCAACAAGAGCCTATCGACTTAAAAGGATGCTTGTACACTAGATTTAAGACGTATGGCAAGCTTCCTACTGATGAAGGCAATCTACTATTTACATCTATTAAAGCTTATGTGGATACGGCAGATGAAGGAGCAGACTATTTATGCTGTATAATTTATGGAGTGTATAACAAAGAAGTATACATATTAGATGTCTTATATACAAAAGAAAGCATGGATATAACAGAATATAAAACAGCTAAGATGTTTTATGACAATAAAACTAATAAGGCAGATATAGAGTCAAATAATGGCGGTAGAGCGTTTGCAAGAAGTGTTCAAAGAATATTAAAAGAAAAATTCAACAGTAATAAAACAACAATAAAGTGGTTTCACCAGTCTAAAAATAAAAATGCTAGAATCTTATCTAATAGCTCGTGGGTAATGGAACATATATATTTACCATCTAATTGGAGAGATAAGTGGCCAGAGTTTTATAAGGCTATGGCATCTTATCAGAGAGAGGGTAAGAACAAACATGATGATGCACCAGATGCTATGACAGGAGTTGCAGAAAAGGCACTAAAAGGTCAAGGATTATCAGTATTTAAGTAA
- a CDS encoding phage portal protein, producing the protein MELEKIRAIINADIARRQEILQAKSYYYNENDILKKGVVVQNRDENPLRNADNRISHNFHEILVDEKASYMFTYPVLFDVDNNKELNEKVTDVLGNEFTRKAKNLAIEASNCGTAWLHYWIDEEYSEEQIISQEFKYGVVNTEEIIPIYRNGIERELETVIRYYVQLEDVERQIQKQPYTYVEYWTDKTLDKYKFLGISCCGSQIEHITVQHRFNSVPFVEFANNIKKQSDLSKYKKILDLYDRVMSGFANDLEDIQQIIYILENFGGEDTSEFLKELKRYKTIKTETDSEGDSGGLKTMQIEIPTEARRIILEILKKQIYESGQGLQQDTESFGNASGVALKFFYRKLELKSGLLETEFRTSFDKLIKAILYFLGVTDYKKIQQTYTRNMMSNDLEDADIATKSMGIIPTKIIFRHHPWVDDPEEAERLYLEEKQAQVASVSDDYNFDDLPNKKENVEGKESVNDTIDNAEEVAGKTLNGAQTQSLVGVLTQFSTGTLTLGQAINVISIAIGVTKDEAKKILEGSL; encoded by the coding sequence GTGGAGTTAGAAAAAATAAGAGCAATAATAAATGCTGATATAGCTAGAAGGCAAGAGATATTACAAGCTAAATCATATTATTATAATGAAAATGATATTCTAAAAAAGGGTGTAGTTGTACAGAATAGAGATGAAAATCCGTTAAGAAATGCTGACAATAGAATTAGTCATAACTTTCATGAGATACTTGTTGACGAAAAAGCTTCTTATATGTTTACCTATCCAGTGCTTTTTGATGTTGATAATAACAAAGAATTGAATGAGAAGGTAACAGATGTCTTAGGAAATGAATTCACTAGAAAAGCTAAGAATTTAGCAATAGAAGCATCAAATTGTGGTACTGCATGGCTCCACTACTGGATAGATGAAGAATATAGCGAGGAACAAATAATCAGCCAAGAATTTAAATATGGTGTAGTGAATACAGAAGAAATTATTCCTATATATAGGAATGGTATTGAAAGAGAGTTAGAAACTGTTATAAGATATTATGTTCAGTTAGAAGATGTAGAAAGACAAATACAGAAACAACCATACACTTATGTTGAGTATTGGACTGACAAAACTTTAGATAAATATAAATTTTTAGGAATATCATGTTGTGGCTCGCAAATTGAACATATAACAGTACAACATAGATTTAATTCAGTACCTTTTGTTGAATTTGCTAACAATATAAAAAAACAAAGTGACTTATCTAAGTATAAAAAAATATTAGACCTATACGACCGAGTTATGAGTGGTTTTGCTAATGATTTAGAAGACATACAGCAAATAATATATATACTTGAAAATTTTGGTGGAGAAGATACCTCAGAGTTCTTAAAGGAATTAAAGAGATATAAAACAATAAAGACCGAAACTGATTCAGAGGGCGATTCTGGAGGTCTTAAAACTATGCAAATAGAGATACCTACAGAAGCACGAAGAATAATACTTGAAATCTTGAAAAAACAAATATATGAAAGTGGTCAAGGGTTACAACAAGATACTGAATCGTTTGGAAATGCTTCTGGAGTGGCACTTAAATTCTTTTATAGAAAGCTAGAATTAAAATCTGGACTCCTTGAAACCGAGTTTAGAACCTCTTTTGATAAGCTAATAAAAGCTATACTATATTTTTTAGGAGTTACAGACTATAAAAAGATACAACAGACTTACACAAGAAACATGATGTCTAATGACTTAGAGGATGCAGATATAGCTACAAAAAGCATGGGGATAATACCTACCAAAATTATTTTTAGGCATCATCCTTGGGTCGACGACCCCGAAGAAGCTGAGAGACTTTATTTAGAAGAAAAACAAGCACAAGTAGCTTCGGTTTCTGATGATTATAACTTTGACGATTTACCAAATAAAAAAGAGAATGTAGAGGGAAAAGAAAGTGTAAATGACACTATAGACAATGCAGAAGAAGTTGCAGGAAAAACTCTAAATGGTGCTCAGACACAATCACTAGTAGGTGTATTGACACAATTTTCAACAGGAACATTAACGCTAGGTCAAGCTATAAACGTAATATCTATAGCCATAGGTGTGACAAAAGATGAAGCTAAAAAAATACTTGAAGGTTCATTGTAG
- a CDS encoding minor capsid protein — protein sequence MKNNNVEYWKVREKQRLNARLKDEKEVLKELDRQYKIAMKNIEKEIANLFYKYAEQNKLTYAETQKYLTNNEFKTWRMDIKQYIKLIEQTRNERLLLELNTLAMKSRINRLEELFYQISKEIYNTFDIQNNRVEKLLEESVKDSYYKSIYETQKSIGVGVSFSKLNKATIKEVISYPWSGKNFSQRIWKNRDLLSEVIKEEITQMVIRGEGLKKVVNRVSERMDSSYDNTIRLVQTEHSHFMSEADKRAYESQGVDKYQFLATLQDNTCKRCRNIDMKVYLVKDAKEGENYPPLHPRCRCTTIPYFQHEEEMRTARLPKGKTYEVPANLTYNEWYKEHVIKNIEVV from the coding sequence ATGAAAAATAATAATGTTGAGTACTGGAAAGTAAGAGAAAAGCAAAGATTAAATGCAAGGTTGAAAGATGAAAAAGAAGTCTTAAAGGAACTGGATAGGCAATATAAAATTGCAATGAAAAATATAGAGAAAGAAATCGCTAATTTATTTTATAAATATGCTGAACAAAATAAATTAACATATGCAGAAACACAAAAATATTTAACTAACAATGAGTTTAAAACATGGCGTATGGACATTAAGCAATATATTAAATTAATAGAACAAACTAGAAATGAAAGATTACTATTAGAACTTAATACATTAGCTATGAAGAGTAGAATAAATCGATTAGAGGAATTGTTTTATCAAATATCTAAAGAGATATATAATACATTTGACATTCAAAACAACAGAGTAGAAAAGCTATTAGAGGAATCTGTAAAAGACAGTTATTACAAAAGTATATATGAAACTCAAAAGTCTATAGGAGTTGGAGTTAGCTTTAGCAAACTTAATAAAGCAACTATAAAAGAAGTTATAAGTTATCCATGGTCAGGGAAAAATTTTTCACAAAGGATATGGAAAAACAGAGATTTATTAAGCGAAGTTATTAAAGAAGAAATTACTCAGATGGTAATAAGAGGAGAAGGTCTGAAAAAAGTTGTTAACAGAGTATCTGAGAGAATGGATTCTAGTTATGATAATACAATAAGATTAGTTCAAACAGAACATTCTCATTTTATGTCAGAAGCTGATAAAAGAGCATATGAAAGTCAAGGAGTAGATAAATATCAATTCTTAGCTACATTACAGGATAATACTTGTAAAAGATGCAGAAATATAGACATGAAAGTATATTTAGTTAAAGATGCTAAAGAAGGAGAAAATTATCCTCCACTGCATCCACGTTGCAGGTGTACGACTATACCATATTTCCAACATGAAGAAGAAATGAGAACAGCACGACTGCCAAAAGGCAAAACCTATGAAGTTCCAGCAAACTT